CGGGTGCGCTCCCTGACCCTCTTCCATTGGTGGCCTCGTGTAACAAATTAACCGGGATTCGTATGAGGCAGACCCCCAGCCTGACCGGCAACAGCCAAACCCCCCACACTCGCCACGGAGTCGGGGGGTTCTGGCGTCCTGCCCTGGATTTCGGTTGGGATAGAGGGTCGAGGGGCCGTTGCGCCGGGACAGATCGTTGGCCCGAAAAAGCGCGCCGATTGGAACCCGGCCTCTGGCACGAGGCTGGGGGAAAGGAGCCGGACGTGGGGTCACGAACTGGGTGTCCAGTCACGCCCGGCGCAGAGGGGTTGGTTTGAGGGTGGAGCTTACTTGCGGTAGATCTTGACCGCTCCGTTCACGGTGCGGATGGTGCCGCCCTCGAAATCGGCGGCCCACGCGCCGTTCAGCTGGTACTGGTCACGGGTGGGAAAGCCCAGGAAACTGCCGCTGCCGCCCAGACCCTGGTAGGACTTGAGCACCGGGCCGGTCAGCCAGAAGGTGCCGTACTTCTCGGAACCGTACAGCGCGCCGTTCTGGAAGAAACCGTAAAGGCCGGTGGTGCCGTAGCGGTTCTGGGGAATGACCTTCTCGTCGCCGGCGGCCCAGCCCAGGCGGCTGGGCGGGCGGGTGGCCCCGTTCTCGGCACGGGCCAGCGCCAGATAGCGTTCCAGCAGGCGTCCATGCACCGCGTACGAGCGGCTGCTGCCGTCGGCGTGCAGCAGCGCGGCGTCGCCGTAGGCCCCGATTCCGTTGAACTTCTGCCACCAGCCGTTGCCCCAGGGCACCGCGTAGGTCGTGGCGTTGCCCAGCGATTCCTCGCCCTTGAGCCGGGCGTAGGCGTCCACCATGGCCCTGTCGAAGACGCCATTCTCGCGCTGGCCCGGCTGGATGCGGGTGGTCGGCGTGGGCTGAGGCTGGGGCGTCTGCGCGACCGTACCGACGCGAAAAAAGGCCGTGTCGGTGGTCCAGCCATCGGCGGGCAGTGGGTTGACCGTGATGCTCAGTGCCTGCGCCAGCCCATCCTGGCCCTTGACGTTCACGGTGGCGAAGTCCTGCTGGCTTTCAAAACGGTAGATGTCGTCCAGGCTGAGCTTGGTGGCGCTGGCCACAGCCAGCAGCTTGTCCTGGCCTGCCGGGCCGCCCACGCTGAGGCTGTACTTCTCGCCCCCACCCGGAAACACCCGCGCCGTGTTGGCCTTGACGTAGTTGCTGTCCTCGTAGCGGTTGGGGAAGAACAGGTCGATGGCCCCGTCGGCGTTCACGTTGAACAGATACACGTAGGCGTCGGCGTTGGTTTTGATGCCCACGCTGATGCGCTCGCCGATCTGGTAGGTGGGGTTGGCCTCACCGCTGGCGTCACGGTTGGTCCAGACCTGCACGTTCAGGTCCGGCTGCGCGGGGTTGACGATGATGCTCTGGGCGCTGAGTTTGGCGTCGCTGGCGCTGGCCGTGCCCACGAGCAGGGCGCCGAGGGTCAGAATGCTGATGTGGCGCATAGGTGGAACCTCCTTGAAGCTGGTATTGAATGCGGTCAAGGTACCGGCTGAATCTGACGACGCACTGATAGGTCGTGATCATTAAGAAAAAATGGTGGTTCTGTGGCCGTGGCCCAGAAGGCTTCAGCCCACTCAGCCCACGATCAGGCGGGCCAGCGCCAGCGCCAGCGGGGCCAGCAGCAGCGCGGGCAACATACTCGCCACCCGCACCCGGCGGTCTTCCAGGCCCAGGCCCGCCAGCATCAGGTTCCAGCTGATGCCGATGATGGTCAGCCCGCCGGCCCCCGTCAGCATCAGGACATAGGGGTTGGTCTTAAGGGTCTCGGGATCCGCGCCCCCCAGCAGTGTGGCGGCAAAGCCCCCGGCGGCAAGGCTGATGCCCCCCTGCACGATCAGCACGGTCAGGGCACTGAAGCCCACCCCGATGCCGTACGCGCCCGCCAGCGCCAGCGCGGCAATGCCGTCCAGGGTGCTTTTCAGGATGTAGCTCGATGCGTCGCCGGTCAGGCCGTTTTGCAGCCCACCCACAAAGGTCAGTGGCCCCACACAGAACAGCAGGCTGGCAGCGACGAAGCCCTCGGTAAATCGGCCCTCACCCCGGAAGCTCCGACGCAGGGTCTCGCCCAGGCGGCCCAGACGCTCCTCGATCCCCAGCGCCTCGCCAATCACCACGCCCGCTGCCAGACTGACCAGCGCCAGGATCACGCCCGGAACGCTGCCCGCCGACACCCGGTTCAGGCTGCCCGCCATGTCCAGACCGATAAACAGTGTGACCAGACTGAGGGTCTGCAGCAGCGAACGCTGCGTCTGCGGGGGCAGGCGTCCGCCCACCGTCAGGCCCAGCAGCGTGCCCAGCAGCACAGCGACCACGTTCACGAAGGTACCCGACAGTTGCGAGAGGAGGCTCATCGGGAGAAGGGTAGCGCGTGCCCTGGGCGCGGGGTCAGAGGTGGGGCCGATGCAGCCCATCTCCACCAGCACGGCTCCCCCATTCCGGACCCACTGCTGAACCCTGCATGCACGGGAGCGCCGCACTTGGTTGCAGCCATCGTCGATTCTCTATATTGGGAACCGGACAAAATTCACCTGCGAGGAAAAAGACCGTCAGAGTCGATATCTCTGGACTGCATACCAGCTGTGCCCTCCCTCCGGCCATACACGCATAGCTGCCACTCCCGTAAAAATTTGGGCGTCCCTGACGCAAGCTGCATAGGGCCTGTTCCGACTGGACGCTCAATCGGGATCGTAAAACGCCGATATGACCGTGAATACTCAGACTTTTGTCCGGTTCCCAATCTATACGGCCAGTGCTGATCTGCATGGCGTCCTCAGCTCCACGATTTGCGGGGATGAGAAAACCACAAATAAATGCTCGCTTTGCCCAATATGCATCACACGCTGTCATCAATAGGAGTTTTCACACGTCCAGGCCGAAACATCCGGCCTGGACACCACTGAACTGGGACATCGACACATGCCCACCCCCAGTGGGGGCCTGATTTTCGCCTGACACCGCGTGTGGTACTCTCCGCCCAAGTTGAAACGCACCGAGGATTGTTCCGTGGCCGTACCCCTGTGGGGTGGCGGACCGGGCGACGGCGCTGTTTTGGCCTGGCCTGAGACAGACCTGGGCCTGAACACTGAAATCAAATCCTGTCTGGGGCTGCCGTGTGGCGGCCCCGCGCTCTTTTTGGGAGGTCCACGATGACCCTTTCAGATCAGTTCCACAGCCTGCCCACCCTGCTCAAGGTCCGCCAGGTCGCCGATTTCACCGGCACCCACGAACGTACCGTGCGCCGCTGGATCCGCGATGGCCGCCTGGGCGCCGTGGAACATCCCAGCGGCCTGCGCGTGCCGCGCCGCGCCCTGTGGCGGTTCCTGGGAC
This DNA window, taken from Deinococcus aerolatus, encodes the following:
- a CDS encoding DUF4384 domain-containing protein, which codes for MRHISILTLGALLVGTASASDAKLSAQSIIVNPAQPDLNVQVWTNRDASGEANPTYQIGERISVGIKTNADAYVYLFNVNADGAIDLFFPNRYEDSNYVKANTARVFPGGGEKYSLSVGGPAGQDKLLAVASATKLSLDDIYRFESQQDFATVNVKGQDGLAQALSITVNPLPADGWTTDTAFFRVGTVAQTPQPQPTPTTRIQPGQRENGVFDRAMVDAYARLKGEESLGNATTYAVPWGNGWWQKFNGIGAYGDAALLHADGSSRSYAVHGRLLERYLALARAENGATRPPSRLGWAAGDEKVIPQNRYGTTGLYGFFQNGALYGSEKYGTFWLTGPVLKSYQGLGGSGSFLGFPTRDQYQLNGAWAADFEGGTIRTVNGAVKIYRK
- a CDS encoding DUF554 domain-containing protein, encoding MSLLSQLSGTFVNVVAVLLGTLLGLTVGGRLPPQTQRSLLQTLSLVTLFIGLDMAGSLNRVSAGSVPGVILALVSLAAGVVIGEALGIEERLGRLGETLRRSFRGEGRFTEGFVAASLLFCVGPLTFVGGLQNGLTGDASSYILKSTLDGIAALALAGAYGIGVGFSALTVLIVQGGISLAAGGFAATLLGGADPETLKTNPYVLMLTGAGGLTIIGISWNLMLAGLGLEDRRVRVASMLPALLLAPLALALARLIVG
- a CDS encoding helix-turn-helix domain-containing protein; amino-acid sequence: MTLSDQFHSLPTLLKVRQVADFTGTHERTVRRWIRDGRLGAVEHPSGLRVPRRALWRFLGLDLALSA